Genomic DNA from Streptomyces sp. PCS3-D2:
GCGGCATGTACGCGAGGTCGTACCGGTAGAAGCAGTGCACCAGCGGCAGCAGGTAGGCGCGCAGGTAGGGCTTCAGCCACTCGGCCGGGGTGAGGCCGGACTCCTCGATCAGGGCGCCGACGAACGAGGCGCCCTCGGCGTCCACGTGGAGGAGCGAGGCCATGGTGGCCAGCCGCTCGCCGTCCCCGAGGGAGTTCACCGGGGACTCGCGCCACAGGGCCGCCAGCATCTTGCGGTACGGCGAGTAGCGGTCGGTGGCGCGCTCGTACTGCAGGTGCCGGTAGCCGATGGCCGCCCGCTCACGGATGATCGAGAAGCCGACGGAGCGCAGGACCTCGTCGGACTCGATCAGCTGGTGCAGCCAGTCGTTGATGGCGGGGGTGGCCTCCATGTAGGCGGCCGACAGGCCCCGCATGAAGCCCATGTTCAGGACGGAGATGGCCGTCTTGACGTAGTGCTTGGTCGGGGTGGTGGTGTTGAAGAAGGTGCGGATCGACTGCTGCGGGAGGTAGGCGTCCTCGCCCTCGCCCAGCAGCACCAGCCGCCTGCTGGCGATCTCCGCGGCGAAGGTGACCGTGGTCTTGTTCCACCACTGCCAGGGGTGGACCGGGAAGAGCAGGTAGTGCGCCGGGTCCAGGTCCAGGGAGCGCAGTTTCGCGGCGAACAGCTCGACCGCCGCGTCGCCCAGCTCGGCGCGCAGGAAGCTGTCGTGCTCCAGGCCGGCGCCCGCGGTGAAGGTGGCGACGTCCTTGTGCGCGGCCGCCCAGATCAGGTGGACGGGGCTCGCGGCCTCCGGGGCGTACGCGTGGTACTCGTGCACGCCGAAGCCGAGCCGGCCGTTGTTGGCGACGAAGCAGGGGTGGCCCTCGGTCATGCCGGTCTCGATGTCCTGGAAGGAGGACTTGGCCAGCACGGCCGCGGCGATCTGCGGCTTCGTGTATTTGAACGCCGCGCCCGCCAGGGTGGAGGAGATCTCCTCCAAGTAGACCGGTAGGACGTCCGCGCTCAGCCCCAGGGCCTGCCGGAACTCGATGTGGAAGTCGAGGGCGTCCAGCGGCTGCGGCAGCCCGTCCCGCAGCCGGGTGATGGTGGCCTCGTCGACGGCCCAGTGGTCCAGGACCTGCCGGGCGGCGTCGAAGCGGTACTCCACGGCGCCGTCGTCGGAGACGACCGCGTAGCGGTCGCCGCCGAGGGACACCGGGGTCAGCAGGCGCTCGTGCGCGAACTCGGCGAGGGCCTTGCGGACCAGGGCGCGGTTGGCGCGGTCCCACAGCTCGGGCGAGAGGTGGGAGACGGCGTCGGAGAGGCTCATATGGACACCTCCCCGGTGATGCCGGTGGCGGCCTCGAACTGCTCGCGGGTGCAGAAGCTCAGCAGCGCCTCCTTCTCCGGCTTGGTGACCCGGCGCTCCGGCACGAAGCCGACGGCCTCGTTCAGGGCGTGCACGGCGGTGTTGGCGACGTCCGGCTCGACGACGACGCGGCGGGTGGCCGGGTCGGTGAAGAGCGCGGCCATGACGGTGGTGATCACCGCGCGGGTGAACCCGTGCAGCGGCCGGTCCGCGGGTGCGACCAGGAAGTGCATGCCGACGTCGCCGGGCCGTGCCTCGTACAGACCGACCAACTCCAACCGGCTCGGGTCGTAGGACTCCATCAGGAAGGCCGGGCGGCCCTCGTGCAGGCCTATGAAGGCCTGGTGGTGCTCGTGCGCCGTGATGCGCACGTACTCGCGCTCCACGTCCGGCAGCGAGGCGTCCTGCATCATCCAGAACGAGGCCTTGGGGTGGGTGACCCAGCCGTGCAGCAGCTCCGCGTCGGCGAAGGGGTCCAGCGGGCGGATCGCGAAGTCCCCGAGGACGGAGTCCGTCCGTGAGTAGAGGGTGTCGGTGGTGCTCATGCGTGGGTGCCTTCCGGGGCGGCGAACTGCTGGAACGCGATGGACTTCTCGACCTTGTAGTACGCGCGGCCGAGCAGCTCACCGACGATGTACGCGTTGCGGTACGCGGCCATGCCCAGGTCGGGGGAGGTCAAGGAGTGGTTGTGGGTGGCGCCGTTCTGGAGGTACACCTCGCGGCCGGTGGTGTCGACGCTGTAGTTGCGCGCGGCGTCGAGGCGGCCGCGGCCGTCGAAGTTCAGGCGGTCGCGTACCGGGTCCAGGAAGTCGGGGGTCCGGTACTTGTAGCCGGTGGCCAGGACGAGGCCCTCGGTGGAGAGGGAGAAGTCCCGCTCCTGCTCTTCCTGGCGCAGCCCCAGCGTGTAGGTGCCCGTGGTGGTGTCGTACGCCGTGCTGTTCAGCGAGGTGTTCGTCAGCAGGGTCGTCGGCACCGCCCCCGGCATGGTGACCTTCTTCTGGTAGAGCAGGTCGAAGATGGCGTTGACCAGGTCGCCGTCGATGCCCTTGAAGAGGTTCTTCTGCTGGGTCTCCAGCCGGTAGCGGGTGTCCTCCGGGAGGGCGTGGAAATAGTCCACGTACTCGGGGGAGGTCATCTCCAGGGTGAGTTTGGTGTACTCCAGCGGGAAGAAGCGCGGTGATCGCGTGACCCAGTTCAGCTGGTAGCCGTACACGTCGATCTCGGTGAGGAGGTCGTAGTAGATCTCCGCGGCGCTCTGGCCGGAGCCGATCAGGGTGATGGACTTCTTCTTCTGCAGCTCCGCCTTGTTCGGCATGTAGGCGGCGTTGTGCAGGAAGTCGCCGCCGAGGCCGGCGCAGGCCTGCGGGACGTACGGCGAGGTGCCGGTGCCGAGGACCAGGCGGCGGGCGCGGTGGGTCTCGCCCCGGTCGGTGCGGACCTCGTAGAGGGCGGCGGCCTCGTCGTAGGTGACCTCGGTGACGGAGGTCGAGTACCGGACGTTGTCGAGGCGGTCGGCGGCCCAGCGGCAGTAGTCGTTGTACTCGGTGCGCAGCGGGTAGAAGTTCTCCCGGATGTAGAAGGAGTACAGCCGGTCCTGGTCCTTGAGGTAGTTCAGGAAGGAGAACGGCGACGTCGGGTCGGCGAGGGTGACCAGGTCCGACATGAAGGGCGTCTGCAGGTGCGCGCCGTCCAGGAACATCCCCGCATGCCACTCGAAGTGCGGCTTCGACTCGATGAACAGGCCGCTCAGCTCGTCGATCGGCGCGGTCAGGCAGGCCAGTCCCAAGTTGAAGGGACCGAGGCCGATGCCGATGAAGTCGTACGGCTCAGTGGTGGACGGCAAGGGATTCTCCCAGGAACTGCTCGGCGTGTGCGGCGAGGAGGTCGAGAACGGCTGCGATGTCGGCCGTCGTGGTCTGCGGGTTGAGGAGGGTGAACTTCAGGTACTGCCTCCCGTCCACCTTGGTGCCGGCGACGACGGCCTCGCCGGAGGCGAAGAGCGCCTTGCGGGCGTGGAGCTGGGCCTCGTCGAGGAGTTCCGCGGGAACGCCGTCGCCGGGCAGGAAGCGGAAGACGAGGGTGGAGATCTGCGGCTCGACGACGACCTCGAAGCGCGGGTCGGCCGCGATGACGTCGTAGCCGGCGGCGGCGAGGTCGATGACTTCGTCGAAGAGCGAGCCGACGCCGTCGGCGCCCATGATGCGCAGCGTCATCCAGAGCTTGAGGGCGTCGAACCGGCGCGTGGTCTGGATGGACTTGTCGACCTGGTTCGGGATCCGCTCCTCGGCCATGCGCCGCGGGTTGAGGTAGTCGGCGTGGTACGTGGCGTGCTTGAGGGTGTCGCGGTCGCGGACCAGCATCGCGCTGGAGCTGACGGGCTGGAAGAACGACTTGTGGTAGTCGACCGTGACCGAGTCGGCGTGCTCGATGCCGTCGAGGAGGTGTCGGCGGGTGGGCGAGACCAGCAGTCCGCAGCCGTAGGCGGCGTCCACGTGCATCCACGCGGAGTGCTCGGCGGTCAGGCGGGCGATCTCGGGGAGCGGGTCGATGGACCCGAAGTCGGTGGTGCCGGCGGTGGCGACGACGGCCATGGGGAAGAGGCCTTCGGCGGCACACTCCTCCAGCTCCAGCGCGAGGACGGAGGTGTCCATGCGACGGTTGCGGTCGACGGGCACGGAGATGACGGCCTCGTAGCCCAGGCCGAGCATGGCGGCCGACTTCTGCACGCTGAAGTGGCTGGCTTCGGAGGTGAAGATGCGGAGCTTCGGGAGCAGTTCGGCCTTGGTCAGGCCGATACCGGCTTCCTTGGCGCGCTTCATGACGGTGCGGCAGGCCTCGTCGCGGGCCAGCAGCAGGGCGTGGAAGTTGGACTGGCTGCCGCCGGAGGTGAAGATGCCGTCCGCCTTCTCCCCGAGGCCGATGCGGCCGGTGGTCCAGTCGATGAGGCGGCGCTCGATGAGCGTGCCGCCGATGGACTGGTCCCAGGTGTCGAGGGAGGAGTTGACGGCGGCCATCACGGCCTCCGCGACCACCGCGGGGATGACGACCGGGCAGTTGAGGTGTCCCAGGTAGCGCGGGTGGTGGAAGTAGACGGCGTCGCGCAGGTAGACGTCCTCCAGCTCGGCGAGCGCGGCGGAGGAGTCCCCGAGCGGGGTGTCGAGGTCGATCCCGTCGATGACCGGGGCGAGCTCGTCGACGGATATACCGGTGTGCGGCCGTTCGGTGGTGGCGAGTTTGGCGGCGACACGGTCGACGCCCTCGGTGACGGAACGGCGGTAGATGTCCGCGGTCGTCTCGTTCAGCAGATGCCGGCGCATCAACTTTCCTCCGGACAGGGGGGAGAGGGGGAGGGTGGGGCGGGTGATGTTTAGGTTAGCCTAACCTAAGTGGAATGACCAAATGAGGATGGGCCCCGGCCGAAGCCGGAGCCCATCGCGAACTGCCGTGAAAATTCCGGGAGCTGACTACAACTCGGAACCGGGGTCCTCGCTGGGAGCCTTGCCCGCGTACGCCTCCGCGAGGAGCTGCTCCTCGCTCGCGCCGAGCCGCCAGTAGCCGGTGAAGCGCACCGAGCGGCGGTCGACGGATCGTTCCTGCACGAAGTGGCGGCGCACCGCGCGAACGGTGCCCGCCTCGCCGGCCAGCCACACGTACGGGGATTCCACGCCCTGCGTCTGTGCCTGTGCCTGCGCCTGTGCCTGCGCCTGTGCCTGTGCGGAGCGGAGCGCGTCCAGCACCCGCCCGGTCCGCTCCCGGTCGTCGCCCCCGCGCACGATCCACGTGATGTCCGCGTCGGCGGGCGCGGCGAGTGCGAGCCGGTCGTCCTCGTGCGGAACCTCGAACCAGGCCCGGACCCGGGTATCGGCCGGCAGCCGTTCCAGGATCCCGGCCGCGGCCGGCAGAGCGGTCTCGTCGGCGTACATCCAGACGGCGCCGGCGTCGGCCGGGGCCTGGAAGCGCACGGACTTGTTCTCGGCGACGGCCGGGCCGATCGCCAGGATCCGGCGGCCGGCGCTCGCCCGTCCGGCCCAGCGGGAGGCGGGGGAGGAGTCCCCGTGCAGCACGAAGTCGATGTCGACCTCGACCGCACCCGTCCCGTCGCGGCGCTGCTCGCGCACGGTGTAGGAGCGCATCACCGGCCGCTCCTCGTCCGGCATGCCGCGCCAGGCGGTGAACCAGGTGTCCTCGTCCGTGGACGGGAGCACGGTGTGCTCCGCGCCGGAGGGCGGCAGGAAGAGCGACAGGCTCTGGTCGAAGCCGCCGGAGCGGAAGTCCGCGAGGGACTCGCCGCCGAAGGTGACCCGCAGGAACGAGTGGCCCAGGCGGCGCGTACGGAGCACTTCGAGCGTGAAGAAGCGGAAGTGCGCCACAGCCGGGGCGCCGGACGCGGTGGCGGTCATGCGGGTGGTCCCCCTGGAAGTCGGTACGGCCTGCAGACGAGTCCAGGGCGTGCCCGCGCGGACCCGCCCTGGGAGCGGGCGCCCGGGGTCACCGGGCGCCGCGCGTGGGTCAGGCGACCTTCTTGGCGTTCTGGAGGGCCTTGGCGAGGTCCTCCAGGATCTGCGCGCACTTGTCGTACGAGTAGATCGGCTCGGTGGTGCGCGGGGCGACCTGGCCGGCCTTCACGGAGGGCAGCTCGGCCCAGGTGGCCTTGGCCTTCAGCTCCTCCGGCTGCAGGGTGCCGGTGCGGTTGTCGAGCAGGATGAGGTCGGCCTTGTACTTGCCGGCGTTCTCCCAGCTCAGGCTCTCGAAGAAGCCGCCCTCGTCCAGCTTGTCCGGGGTGATGAACTCCACGCCCAGGGTCTTGAAGTACTTCAGGTCGGCCGAGGTGTCCGGGGTGGAGGCGTAGAACAGGTCGGCGGAGCCGGAGCCGGCCAGGACCTTGATGCCCGGGTTGGCCTTGGTGGCCTCGCGGACCTTGGCGGCGGCGGCCTCGAAACGGGCCTTGCCGTCGGCGGCGGTCTTGGCGTTCATGTCGGCACCCAGGGACTTGGCGAGGTCCGCCGTGCGCTCCAGGGCCTTGTCCATCGAGACGTCGCCGCCGACGCCGATCGCGGCGTGCGGGGCCAGCTTCAGGATCTTGTCCTTGGAGGCCTCGGGCACGTACCAGTACGAGCCGTCCCAGGTGTTGGTGACGAGCAGGTCGGGCTTGAGGGCCGCGTACTTCTCGACGTTGAACTCGTCGTAGACGTTGCCGAGGATCTCGACCTTGGAGACGTCCATCGAGCCGGCCTGGACGTCGGGCTTGCCGTCGGCGGTCTTGGTCGGGCCGAAGACGCCCTTGACCTGGACGCCGTAGTCGTACAGCGCGGCGGCGGTGCCGGTGAAGGCGACGATGTTCTTCGGCGTGGACGTGGCGCTGACGTCCTTGCCGAGGTCGTCCTTGAAGCTCCAGGCGCCGGAGGACGCGGTGGCGGTGCTGCCCTTGTCGCCGTCGCCCTTCGCCGAGTCGGTGCCGCCGCACGCGGCGAGCGCGGCGACCAGACCGAGGGCGCCGCCCGCGGCGACGAGGCCGCGACGGGTGAGGGAGTTGCTGCGGGACTTGGGCATAATCGATGTCCGTTTTCGTGCGTACCGGGGCGGCCACCAGCGTGCCGTTCGTGGGGAAGGTTAGCCTAACCTTGGCCGGAAACGGTAAGGGGGCCCTAAGTTTTTTCGGGCCCCCTCGCGCCGCCCGCGCCCGCACGGGCCGTCGAACTAGCCGGCGAAGCCCAACTCGCGTGCAATCAGCATGCGCTGGACCTCGCTGGTGCCCTCGCCGATCTCCAGGATCTTGGAGTCGCGCCACATGCGGGCCACCGGGTACTCGTTCATGAAGCCGTAGCCGCCGTGGATCTGCGTGGCGTCACGGGCGTTGTCCACGGCCACCGTGGAGGAGTACAGCTTCGCGATCGCCGCCTCCTTCTTGAACGGCTCGCCGGACACCAGCCGGGAGGCCGCGTCGCGCCAGCCGATGCGCGCCATGTGGGCGCGCATCTCCATGTCGGCCAGCTTGAACTGGATGGCCTGGTTGTCCCCGATCGCCCTGCCGAAGGCGTGCCGCTCCCTGGCGTACTTCACCGACTCGTCCACACAACCCTGCGCGAGGCCCGTGGCGAGCGCGGAGATGGCGATCCGCCCCTCGTCGAGGATCCGCAGGAACTGGGCGTAGCCGCGGCCCTCCTCGCCCACCAGATTGGCCAGGGGGACCCGTACGCCGTCGAAGGACAGCTCACGGGTGTCCGAGGAGTTCCAGCCCACCTTGGAGTAGGGGGCGGCCACCGTGAAGCCCGGCGTGCCGGACGGGACGATGATCGAGGAGATCTCCGGACGGCCGTCCGCCTTGCGGCCCGTCACGGCCGTGACGGTGACCAGGCCGGTGATGTCCGTACCCGAGTTGGTGATGAAGCACTTCGACCCGTTGATGACCCACTCGCCGCCGTCCTTGACGGCGGTCGTACGGGTACCGCCGGCGTCCGATCCCGCCCCGGGCTCGGTGAGGCCGAAGGCGCCCAGCACCTCGCCCGAGCACAGCTTCGGCAGCCACTGGCGCTTCTGCTCCTCGGTGCCGAAGAGGTACAGGGGCATGGCGCCGAGGGAGACGCCCGCCTCCAGGGTGATGGCGACGGAGGAGTCGACGCGGGCCAGCTCCTCCAGGGCGATGCCGAGGGCGAGGTAGTCCCCGCCCATGCCGCCGTACTCCTCCGGGAAGGGCAGACCGAACAGGCCCATGCGGCCCATCTCGGCGACGATCTCGTAGGGGAACTCGTGCCGCTCGTACAGGTCGCCGATCTTCGGGGCGACGACGTCGTGGGCGAACGCCTCGACGGTGCGGCGGAGTTCCTCGTGCTCAGGGGTGAGCCGGTGGTCGAGGGACATGGTGTGACTACTCCTTGTGGGAGAGGGCGCGGACGGTACGGGAGGGGCTGGGGCGTCCCAGCCGTTCGGCCATCCACACGCTCGTGGCGGTGAGGGCGGCCAGATCGACCCCGGTCTCGATGCCGAGACCGTCGAGCATCCACACCAGGTCCTCGGTCGCGAGGTTGCCGGTGGCGCTCTTGGCGTACGGGCAGCCGCCGAGGCCGCCCGCGGAGGCGTCGACGGTGGTCACCCCGTGCTGGAGCGCGGCGAGGGTGTTGGACAGGGCCTGGCCGTAGGTGTCGTGGAAGTGCACGCCGATCCGGTCGGTGGCGACACCGGCCTCGTTCAGCGCGGAGAGCAGGGCCTGGACGTGGCCCGGGGTGGCGACCCCGATGGTGTCGCCGAGGCTCAGCTCGTCACAGCCGAGGTCGAGCAGGGCCTTGGCCACGGAGACGACCTGGTGGACCGGGACGGCACCCTCCCAGGGGTCGCCGAAGCACATGGACAGATAGCCGCGCACGTGCGCCCCGCCCTGCCGGGCACGGGCCACGACGGGCTCGAACATCGCGAGGGACTCGGCGACGGTCCGGTTGAGGTTGCGGGAGGCGAAGGTCTCCGTGGCCGATCCGAACACCGCGATACGGGTGGCCCCGAGCGCGAGCGCGCGGTCCAGGCCGCGCTCGTTCGGCACCAGGACGGGCAGCGCTGCGTCCACGTCGGCGAGCAGCGGGAAGAGCTGCTCGGCGTCCGCCAGCTGGGGCACCCACTTGGGGTGCACGAAGCTGGTCGCCTCGATCGTGGTCAGGCCGGCGGCGGCGAGGCGGCGCACGAACTCCGCCTTGACCTCGGTGGGGACGGTCGTCTGCTCGTTCTGCAGGCCGTCGCGGGCGCCGACCTCGTGGATGCGGACCCGGGCCGGCAGACCGGTGGCCGGGACGGTCATGGGCAGCCCGATCATGCGGCCTCCTCCTCGTCCGGGGTGACGACGGCCAGGACCTGGTCCATGGCGACGGTGGTGCCGGGCGAGACGTCCAGCTCGGTGACCGTGCCGGCGTGCGGTGCGGACATGACGTGCTCCATCTTCATCGCCTCGACCACCAGCAGGCTCTGACCTGCCGTCACCCGGTCGCCGACGGCCACCTTGACGACGGTGACGGTGCCGGGCATGGGGGCCGCGAGGGTGTCCGCCCCGGCACCGGCCGCGCCGTGGGCGGACACCGGGTCGTGGCGCTGGACGTGCCAGGAGTCGCCGTCGCGGCCGAGCC
This window encodes:
- a CDS encoding IucA/IucC family siderophore biosynthesis protein; the encoded protein is MSLSDAVSHLSPELWDRANRALVRKALAEFAHERLLTPVSLGGDRYAVVSDDGAVEYRFDAARQVLDHWAVDEATITRLRDGLPQPLDALDFHIEFRQALGLSADVLPVYLEEISSTLAGAAFKYTKPQIAAAVLAKSSFQDIETGMTEGHPCFVANNGRLGFGVHEYHAYAPEAASPVHLIWAAAHKDVATFTAGAGLEHDSFLRAELGDAAVELFAAKLRSLDLDPAHYLLFPVHPWQWWNKTTVTFAAEIASRRLVLLGEGEDAYLPQQSIRTFFNTTTPTKHYVKTAISVLNMGFMRGLSAAYMEATPAINDWLHQLIESDEVLRSVGFSIIRERAAIGYRHLQYERATDRYSPYRKMLAALWRESPVNSLGDGERLATMASLLHVDAEGASFVGALIEESGLTPAEWLKPYLRAYLLPLVHCFYRYDLAYMPHGENTILVIKDGVVQRAIFKDIAEEIVIMDADAVLPPAVERIRADVPEDMKLLSIFTDVFDCFFRFLSSILVTEGICTEDTFWKAVADCAHDYQDSMPGLAEKFRRYDFFAEEFQLSCLNRLQLRNNAQMVDLSDPSAALQLVGNLKNPVAAFARR
- a CDS encoding GNAT family N-acetyltransferase, producing MSTTDTLYSRTDSVLGDFAIRPLDPFADAELLHGWVTHPKASFWMMQDASLPDVEREYVRITAHEHHQAFIGLHEGRPAFLMESYDPSRLELVGLYEARPGDVGMHFLVAPADRPLHGFTRAVITTVMAALFTDPATRRVVVEPDVANTAVHALNEAVGFVPERRVTKPEKEALLSFCTREQFEAATGITGEVSI
- a CDS encoding lysine N(6)-hydroxylase/L-ornithine N(5)-oxygenase family protein encodes the protein MPSTTEPYDFIGIGLGPFNLGLACLTAPIDELSGLFIESKPHFEWHAGMFLDGAHLQTPFMSDLVTLADPTSPFSFLNYLKDQDRLYSFYIRENFYPLRTEYNDYCRWAADRLDNVRYSTSVTEVTYDEAAALYEVRTDRGETHRARRLVLGTGTSPYVPQACAGLGGDFLHNAAYMPNKAELQKKKSITLIGSGQSAAEIYYDLLTEIDVYGYQLNWVTRSPRFFPLEYTKLTLEMTSPEYVDYFHALPEDTRYRLETQQKNLFKGIDGDLVNAIFDLLYQKKVTMPGAVPTTLLTNTSLNSTAYDTTTGTYTLGLRQEEQERDFSLSTEGLVLATGYKYRTPDFLDPVRDRLNFDGRGRLDAARNYSVDTTGREVYLQNGATHNHSLTSPDLGMAAYRNAYIVGELLGRAYYKVEKSIAFQQFAAPEGTHA
- a CDS encoding aspartate aminotransferase family protein, which produces MRRHLLNETTADIYRRSVTEGVDRVAAKLATTERPHTGISVDELAPVIDGIDLDTPLGDSSAALAELEDVYLRDAVYFHHPRYLGHLNCPVVIPAVVAEAVMAAVNSSLDTWDQSIGGTLIERRLIDWTTGRIGLGEKADGIFTSGGSQSNFHALLLARDEACRTVMKRAKEAGIGLTKAELLPKLRIFTSEASHFSVQKSAAMLGLGYEAVISVPVDRNRRMDTSVLALELEECAAEGLFPMAVVATAGTTDFGSIDPLPEIARLTAEHSAWMHVDAAYGCGLLVSPTRRHLLDGIEHADSVTVDYHKSFFQPVSSSAMLVRDRDTLKHATYHADYLNPRRMAEERIPNQVDKSIQTTRRFDALKLWMTLRIMGADGVGSLFDEVIDLAAAGYDVIAADPRFEVVVEPQISTLVFRFLPGDGVPAELLDEAQLHARKALFASGEAVVAGTKVDGRQYLKFTLLNPQTTTADIAAVLDLLAAHAEQFLGESLAVHH
- a CDS encoding siderophore-interacting protein, with translation MTATASGAPAVAHFRFFTLEVLRTRRLGHSFLRVTFGGESLADFRSGGFDQSLSLFLPPSGAEHTVLPSTDEDTWFTAWRGMPDEERPVMRSYTVREQRRDGTGAVEVDIDFVLHGDSSPASRWAGRASAGRRILAIGPAVAENKSVRFQAPADAGAVWMYADETALPAAAGILERLPADTRVRAWFEVPHEDDRLALAAPADADITWIVRGGDDRERTGRVLDALRSAQAQAQAQAQAQAQTQGVESPYVWLAGEAGTVRAVRRHFVQERSVDRRSVRFTGYWRLGASEEQLLAEAYAGKAPSEDPGSEL
- a CDS encoding ABC transporter substrate-binding protein, which produces MPKSRSNSLTRRGLVAAGGALGLVAALAACGGTDSAKGDGDKGSTATASSGAWSFKDDLGKDVSATSTPKNIVAFTGTAAALYDYGVQVKGVFGPTKTADGKPDVQAGSMDVSKVEILGNVYDEFNVEKYAALKPDLLVTNTWDGSYWYVPEASKDKILKLAPHAAIGVGGDVSMDKALERTADLAKSLGADMNAKTAADGKARFEAAAAKVREATKANPGIKVLAGSGSADLFYASTPDTSADLKYFKTLGVEFITPDKLDEGGFFESLSWENAGKYKADLILLDNRTGTLQPEELKAKATWAELPSVKAGQVAPRTTEPIYSYDKCAQILEDLAKALQNAKKVA
- a CDS encoding acyl-CoA dehydrogenase family protein, which encodes MSLDHRLTPEHEELRRTVEAFAHDVVAPKIGDLYERHEFPYEIVAEMGRMGLFGLPFPEEYGGMGGDYLALGIALEELARVDSSVAITLEAGVSLGAMPLYLFGTEEQKRQWLPKLCSGEVLGAFGLTEPGAGSDAGGTRTTAVKDGGEWVINGSKCFITNSGTDITGLVTVTAVTGRKADGRPEISSIIVPSGTPGFTVAAPYSKVGWNSSDTRELSFDGVRVPLANLVGEEGRGYAQFLRILDEGRIAISALATGLAQGCVDESVKYARERHAFGRAIGDNQAIQFKLADMEMRAHMARIGWRDAASRLVSGEPFKKEAAIAKLYSSTVAVDNARDATQIHGGYGFMNEYPVARMWRDSKILEIGEGTSEVQRMLIARELGFAG
- a CDS encoding hydroxymethylglutaryl-CoA lyase yields the protein MIGLPMTVPATGLPARVRIHEVGARDGLQNEQTTVPTEVKAEFVRRLAAAGLTTIEATSFVHPKWVPQLADAEQLFPLLADVDAALPVLVPNERGLDRALALGATRIAVFGSATETFASRNLNRTVAESLAMFEPVVARARQGGAHVRGYLSMCFGDPWEGAVPVHQVVSVAKALLDLGCDELSLGDTIGVATPGHVQALLSALNEAGVATDRIGVHFHDTYGQALSNTLAALQHGVTTVDASAGGLGGCPYAKSATGNLATEDLVWMLDGLGIETGVDLAALTATSVWMAERLGRPSPSRTVRALSHKE